Proteins encoded within one genomic window of Cellulomonas xiejunii:
- the cas2e gene encoding type I-E CRISPR-associated endoribonuclease Cas2e: protein MIVLVLTACPDGLRGHLTRWLLEVSAGVFVGHATNRVRDELWDRTVELVGRGRALMVVTAPTEQRFEIRSHGHHWTPEDMEGLTLMRRAPPATGKDDGRGHGWSNAARRRRR, encoded by the coding sequence GTGATCGTCCTCGTCCTCACCGCCTGCCCCGACGGGCTGCGCGGCCACCTCACCCGCTGGCTCCTGGAGGTCTCCGCCGGCGTCTTCGTCGGCCACGCCACGAACCGCGTGCGCGACGAGCTCTGGGACCGCACGGTGGAGCTCGTCGGGCGGGGGCGCGCCCTGATGGTCGTCACGGCGCCCACCGAGCAGCGGTTCGAGATCCGCAGCCACGGACACCACTGGACACCCGAGGACATGGAAGGGCTCACGCTCATGCGCCGTGCACCGCCCGCCACCGGCAAGGATGATGGACGCGGACACGGATGGAGCAATGCCGCGCGTCGACGGCGGCGATAG